GGGCAGCACGAACGAGTCGTGGGTGACCAGGACGACGTCGGTGGCGGCCTGTGGCGACCCGCTGCCCCCGACCACCGAGCAGGCGGCCAGGCTCGACGCCGCGGCGGCACCGGCCAGGACGCGGGCGAACGAGTGGAACGACCTCGCGGACATGTGACTCCCTTCGCCGGTGCTAACCGGATCAGGTTCGGAGGGTCTGCGGCTGTTCCGCACTCTCAGCCCCGGGCGGGGCTCCCCTGTCGTTGCGTCCTCGAGTGTAGGCCTCGTCGTGGTCGCGCCGTCATCCGGCACCACCAGCCGCGGCCGGACTAGCCTGCGGTGATGCCGAGCCTTCGCCACCAGGTCCTCGCCCGGGTGGTGCCGCGGGTGCGCAGGTCTCGTGAGCTCGACGACGAGGCCAGCGAGCGGGCCCGGATCGAGCGCTGGCACGAGGAGCTGGACCGGAGCCTCCCGACCGGAACGACGCCGCGGTTCCACCGGCGGTTCTCGGTGGTCACCGAGACGCTGCCCGGAGGGTCCCCGTCGTACTCCGTCGTCCGGCGCGGCACCCTGCCCTCGCGCACCGTGCTCTACCTGCACGGCGGCGCGTTCATGGCACCCATGAGTGCCTGGCAGGTCACCTACGCCGCCCGGATGGCCGACGACCTCGACGCCCGGGTGGTGCTGCCCGACTACCCGCTCGCGCCCGAGCACACGTGGCGCGACTCCCACCGCGACCTGGTCGAGCTCGCGGAGCGGCTGGCGACCGGCGACGAGCTCGTCATCGCCGGTGACTCGTCCGGGGGTGGGCTCGCCCTCGCGATCGCCGAGTCGATGCGCGACCGGGGTGGCCCGCAGGCACGGCGGCTCCTGCTGGTCTCGCCGTGGGTCGACCTGACCACCTCGACGCCGGAGACCGCGGCTCTCGACGCGGTCGACCCGTGGCTGTTCATCGGCAAGGTGCGGGCGTACGCCGCGTGGTGGGCCGGCTCCCCCGGCGACCTCGGCCGGCCCGAGGTGAGCCCCGCGCTCGGCGACCTGTCCGGACTCCCACCCGCGCTGATGTTCTGCGGCAGCCGGGACCTCCTCGTGCCCGGCTGCCGGCTGCTCGCCCGCCGCGCGGCCGAGGCCGGCTGGGACCTCACCTACGTCGAGGAGCCCGACCTGATCCACGTCTACCCGCTGCTGCCCCTGATCCCTGAGGCCCGCCGGGCCTGGCGTCGGACGGTGGAGTTCCTCAGGGACTGAGCTGCCCGAGGAGCGCGTAGACGACACCGTCCGGGCCCCGGCCGCGGGTCAGCTCCCCGCGGGACACGAGGAGCTCGAGGTGGGCCCTGGTCTCGAGGATCGCCAACGCGGCGTTGAAGACGTCGAGCTCGGCGAGCCGGTGCTCGTGGCGAGTCCACGGCAGCTCCGCGGCGACGTCCCGCGCCGTCGAGCCACCTACGGAGACACCGGCGAGACAGAGCCCGAGCCGGACGTCGTGGTGGACGAGCAGCTCGTCGATGCGGGCGTACGACGACGGGGCGACCGGGCCGTGCGCCGGCAGCAGACGCAGGTCCGGCAGGCCGCGCACCTTGGTCAGTGAGGCCAGGAAGTCGCCCAGTGCCAGCGGGGCCGGGACCGGCTCGAAGCCGATCGAGGGGGTGATCGTCGGGAGCACGTGGTCACCGGCGAAGAGCAGTCCGCCGGCGGTGTCGGCGAAGACGTAGTGGCCCTGCGTGTGCCCGGGGGTCGAGACGGCGTCGAGCGTCCGTTCGCCCACCTCGATGGCGTGGTCGTCCTCGAGCCAGGCATCGGGGTACCCCCACAGCGACAGGTCGACGGTCTGGCGCCGGGAGAAGTCGCTCCAGGACTGCGCCAGGTCGGGCGCTCCGGCGTCCCGGAGCAGCTGCACGTGTGGCTCCTCGTCGCCCAGGGGGCGCCGATGCACCAGATCGAGGGTCGGCCTGTCGCCGAGACCCAGGCTGACGTGGGCGCCGACCTCGCGGCGTACCGTCACCGCCTGCGTGTAGTGGTCCCGGTGCACGTGGGTGACCAGGAACCGCTCGATGTCCGCGATCGCGAACCCGGCCTCCTTCAGGGACCGCTCGAGCAGGGAACGGCTCGACTCGAGGGCCCAGCCACCGTCGATCAGGGTGAGCCGGTCGGCGGTCTCGACGGCGTAGACGTTGACCGCGCGCAGCCCGTCGTTCGGCAAGGGCAGCGGGATCCGGTGGACGCCCGGCGCGGCGGGCCACGCGCCGGGCTCGGTCCAGTGGGTGCCGGAGTCCGGGGAGATCGACGCGTGCGTCGGCGTGCTCACCGGGTCACCCTAGTGAGGGCCCGTGGGCGAGACTGTCCTCGTGCAGGGGATCGCGTCGTACGCCGGGTTCGCGGCCGGTCTGCTGGCGCTGACCGGGAGCACCGTCGCGCTGGCCCGCTGGGCCCGGGTCGGCCTGGGCTGGTTCCCCCTCGTGGTCGTGGTGCGCGCCGCGGTGCAGCTCAGCGTGCTGGCCCTGCTGCTCAAGGGGATCCTTGCCGTGCCGTGGACGGTCGCGGCGTTCGTGCTCCTGATGCTGACCACCGCCTCCTGGACCTCGGCGCGACGGATCCGCGAGCTGTGGCACGGCCGCCGGATCGCGGTCACCGGCGTGCTGAGCGGCGCCGCGGTGGCCCTGGTGGTGATCTTCGGACTGCGGCTGGTCGCCTTCGACGTCCGCGACCTGGTGGCCGTGGCCGGCATCGTGATCGGCAACTCGATGAGCGCGGCCACGCTGGCGGGACGTAACTTCCGGCGCACCTCGGGCGCGCGCCGCCCGGAGATCGAGGCCTGGCTGTCGTTGGGTGCGACGCCGTCGGTGGCCCACGAGGAGATCGGCCACGAGGCTGTCCGCGAGTCGCTGCTCCCGACCCTGGACCAGACCAAGTCGACCGGTCTGGTCACCCTTCCGGGAGCCTTCGTCGGCGCCCTCTTCGGCGGGGCCTCACCGGTCGAGGCCGCCCAGTTCCAGCTCGTCGTGCTGGCCGGCGTCGCGCTGGCGATGACCCTCACCGGCGTCGTCGTCACCCGCCTCGCCGGCCACACGCCGTACGTCGTGGAGGCGTGAGCGCCACGTCGGGACCAAGGTCCCGCGGCCATGGGCCAAGGGTCCCTGCCCGGCCCGCAGATCGAGCCAGAAGGCTCGGCCGTGCCTGAGGGCGGCACTCCCCGGGGGGTGATGGGCCCCCCTCCGGCGCAGTAGGGCACTCGCGTCAGGCGAGGTCCGGCGGCGGCGGTCGTTGCCCGAGGCGGTCGCCGCCGTTGCGCGGGCGACCACCCGAACCTGTCTCAGTGCGCCGCCAGGTCGTGGTCGCGCTCCGGCCGCTGCAACCGGAAGAACCGGCCGCTCACGTCGGTGGGTACGAGCTCGACGACGTTGTACTTCAGGGTCGGGACCCACGGGTGGAGCGGCAGGTCCTCGACCCGGTCCTCCTGGTCCTCCGGCAGCCGGCGCAGCTGTCCGCGGACGACGACCGACCACGCCGAGCGTTCGTCGTGCCAGTCGATCTCGAACGCGACGTCGGAGTGCAGGGCCGCGGCGAGCAGCTTGTTGCCGCCGGCGGTGCGGAACAACAGCGACCGGTCGTCGACCAGGAAGTTGATCGGGACGATGTGGACCTCGTCCACGAGGCGGTAGGCCAGGCGACCGAACTCCTCGGCCTCGAGCAGCTCCCAGCACTCGTCGACGCCCAGCGGCGTGACGGGACTCTCCACTCTCTCTTCGGACATCACGCGCCTCCCATCGCCACGGCCCGGGGAAGGCCCGTGTCCTCGACGGTACGCGGCGAGACGCCCCGGTGATCAGAGCCGTTGGTCCCGGGATGGTGCAGCCGACCGGGCCCTGGTCAGTCCAGCGAGGTGACCGGTGTCGCCCGGGACGGCGTCGTGGGCTCGGCGAGGTCGACCGGGGAGCCGGGCTCGCCGTGCGTCGCGTGCCGCGGCACGAGGAGCACGACCACCGCGGCCAGCAGCGAGGCCACCGCGCAGATCGCGAACAGCTCACGGTAGGCGGCCAGCGACGGCACCGCGAAGGCACCGATGATCACGGTGTTGGCCGCCAGCAGGCTGCCTCCCACCGCGCTGGCCAGGGTGCTGCCCAGGCTCCGGAAGAGGCTGTTCAGGCCGTTCGCGGCCCCGATCTCGGTCGGCGGCGTGTGGGCGTTGATCATGGAGGGGATGGCGGCGTACCCCACGCCCGTACCCATGCCGACGACCGTGGTGCCGACGATCACCTCGAAGAGCGAGCCGCTCCACACGATGCGCAGCAGCCAGCCGACCGCGACCAGGGCAGCACCGAGGGCCAGCGTCTGCGGCGCGCCCCGCAGCCGGATCAGGCGGGCAGCGACCGGGGAGAGCAGCAGCATCGCCAGGCCGCTGGGCAGCATCGCCAGGCCGCCGACCAGCAGGCTGGAGCCGAAGCCGTAGCCGCTCTCGGTCGGAGCCTCGACGTAAGCCGCCGTCCCGATGAAGGAGGCGAACAGCGCGAAGCCGAACAGGATCGAGGCGATGTTGGTGGCCACGATCGGCTTGCGACGCAGGGCCTGGAGGTCGACCAGCGGTTCCCGGATCCGGGTCTGGCTCCAGCCGAAGACCGCGAGCAGCACCGCCGACGACGCCAGCAGGATCGAGACCTTGGGGTCACTCCACCCCCAGGCCGAGCTCTGGGCCAGCGGCAGCATCAGGCAGACCAGACCGGCGGCGAGCAGCACGGCACCGACGAGGTCGACGCGACCACCCACGCGGCCGGCCGACTCGGGGACGATCGTCAGGATGCCGAGGAAGGCGACGAGCCCGGCCGCACTGGTGATCCAGAAGAGCACGTGGAAGTCGGCGTTCTCCGCGACGAAGCCGGCCAGCGGCAGCCCGAGGGAGCCCCCGACCCCGAGCATGGCGCTGATCAGGGCGATCGAGGAGGCCACCCGCTCCCGCGGCATCAGGGCCGCGAGCAGGCTGATGCCGAGCGGGATCGCCGCCGCCGAGGCGCCCTGGATGGCCCGGCCCACGATCAGCAGGGCGATGTTGCTGGTCATCGCGGTGATCAGCGAGCCGACGGTCAGCGCACCGACCGCGACCAGCAGCATCCGCCGCTTGCCGAACATGTCGCCGAGCCGACCCATGATCGGCACCGACACCGCGGCGACGAGCAGGGTCGAGGTCAGCAGCCAGCTGACGTTGCCGGCCGAGGTGTGCAGCTTCGCGGGCAGGATGCCGAGCACCGGCACGAGCACGGACTGGGCGAGCGAGACCACGAGCGCGCCGAGGCCGACGACCACGAGCTCGAGGTTGGCGCGGCTGCGGGAGGTGTGTGCGGCTATCTCGGCGTCGAGCCAGACGCGCGGCACCTCGGCCTCGTAGGGGTCGGACATCGGATTCCTCTGCACTGGCGACGAGCGGACCCGGACAGACTAGACCGATGTGACACTGAGTGCCACTTCTGCCATTGAATGCCAGGTGGTGTTACCCTGCGCCCATGACCACCGCGCCCACGCTGCGTGACCACGCCCGCGGTGCGGTGCGCGAGGAGGTCCTCCGCCAGGCGTGGCTGCTGTTCTCACGCCAGGGCTTCGAGGCCACCACCGTCGACCAGATCGCCGCCGCAGCCGGGATGTCACGACGTACCTTCTTCCGCTACTTCACCGGCAAGGACGAGCTGGTCCTGGCCCGCCTGGTCGAGTCGAGCCAGACCGCCGTCCAGGCTCTCCAGCGGCGCCCGCTCGACGAACCGGTCTGGACGTCCCTGCGCCGTGCCTTCGACGACGGCGTGGCGGCCCAGGAGGCCCATGCGGACGTCGCCAGGCCCCTGCTGGTGATGCTGGGCACCGAGCCCGGCGTCAGTTCCAGCGTGGTCGAGTGGCGCCGCCGGTGGCAGGAGCTGCTCGAGCCCATGGTGGCGGCCCGGCTGCCCGTACGCCGTGGCGGCGGCGCGCCCGACGTCCGGGCCGCGGCGCTCGTCGCGAGCGCCCTGTCGTGCCTCGAGACCGCGCAGGCGGCGTGGGCCGCCCACCCACGCTCCCGGCTGGCCACCCTGCTCGACCAGGCCATGGCCGCCGTCGCGCACTGACCCGGCCGCCGCCGTCGGCCGGCAGCCTGCGGGTCTGCCGAGCGGCGACGGTCAGGAAGGAGTCGGCGAGGCGTCGGGCGAGTGCCGTGACGTCGTCAGATCGGACACTGACCTCGTGCTGGAGCGTTGGTTGTCCCGACCTCGACCGCCTCGCCCCGGAGGGGTGAGCCGGGCGTCTGTCGGGTGG
This genomic window from Nocardioides cynanchi contains:
- a CDS encoding alpha/beta hydrolase, which codes for MPSLRHQVLARVVPRVRRSRELDDEASERARIERWHEELDRSLPTGTTPRFHRRFSVVTETLPGGSPSYSVVRRGTLPSRTVLYLHGGAFMAPMSAWQVTYAARMADDLDARVVLPDYPLAPEHTWRDSHRDLVELAERLATGDELVIAGDSSGGGLALAIAESMRDRGGPQARRLLLVSPWVDLTTSTPETAALDAVDPWLFIGKVRAYAAWWAGSPGDLGRPEVSPALGDLSGLPPALMFCGSRDLLVPGCRLLARRAAEAGWDLTYVEEPDLIHVYPLLPLIPEARRAWRRTVEFLRD
- a CDS encoding MBL fold metallo-hydrolase, encoding MSTPTHASISPDSGTHWTEPGAWPAAPGVHRIPLPLPNDGLRAVNVYAVETADRLTLIDGGWALESSRSLLERSLKEAGFAIADIERFLVTHVHRDHYTQAVTVRREVGAHVSLGLGDRPTLDLVHRRPLGDEEPHVQLLRDAGAPDLAQSWSDFSRRQTVDLSLWGYPDAWLEDDHAIEVGERTLDAVSTPGHTQGHYVFADTAGGLLFAGDHVLPTITPSIGFEPVPAPLALGDFLASLTKVRGLPDLRLLPAHGPVAPSSYARIDELLVHHDVRLGLCLAGVSVGGSTARDVAAELPWTRHEHRLAELDVFNAALAILETRAHLELLVSRGELTRGRGPDGVVYALLGQLSP
- a CDS encoding ABC transporter permease — encoded protein: MGETVLVQGIASYAGFAAGLLALTGSTVALARWARVGLGWFPLVVVVRAAVQLSVLALLLKGILAVPWTVAAFVLLMLTTASWTSARRIRELWHGRRIAVTGVLSGAAVALVVIFGLRLVAFDVRDLVAVAGIVIGNSMSAATLAGRNFRRTSGARRPEIEAWLSLGATPSVAHEEIGHEAVRESLLPTLDQTKSTGLVTLPGAFVGALFGGASPVEAAQFQLVVLAGVALAMTLTGVVVTRLAGHTPYVVEA
- a CDS encoding pyridoxamine 5'-phosphate oxidase family protein — its product is MSEERVESPVTPLGVDECWELLEAEEFGRLAYRLVDEVHIVPINFLVDDRSLLFRTAGGNKLLAAALHSDVAFEIDWHDERSAWSVVVRGQLRRLPEDQEDRVEDLPLHPWVPTLKYNVVELVPTDVSGRFFRLQRPERDHDLAAH
- a CDS encoding MFS transporter, coding for MSDPYEAEVPRVWLDAEIAAHTSRSRANLELVVVGLGALVVSLAQSVLVPVLGILPAKLHTSAGNVSWLLTSTLLVAAVSVPIMGRLGDMFGKRRMLLVAVGALTVGSLITAMTSNIALLIVGRAIQGASAAAIPLGISLLAALMPRERVASSIALISAMLGVGGSLGLPLAGFVAENADFHVLFWITSAAGLVAFLGILTIVPESAGRVGGRVDLVGAVLLAAGLVCLMLPLAQSSAWGWSDPKVSILLASSAVLLAVFGWSQTRIREPLVDLQALRRKPIVATNIASILFGFALFASFIGTAAYVEAPTESGYGFGSSLLVGGLAMLPSGLAMLLLSPVAARLIRLRGAPQTLALGAALVAVGWLLRIVWSGSLFEVIVGTTVVGMGTGVGYAAIPSMINAHTPPTEIGAANGLNSLFRSLGSTLASAVGGSLLAANTVIIGAFAVPSLAAYRELFAICAVASLLAAVVVLLVPRHATHGEPGSPVDLAEPTTPSRATPVTSLD
- a CDS encoding TetR family transcriptional regulator → MTTAPTLRDHARGAVREEVLRQAWLLFSRQGFEATTVDQIAAAAGMSRRTFFRYFTGKDELVLARLVESSQTAVQALQRRPLDEPVWTSLRRAFDDGVAAQEAHADVARPLLVMLGTEPGVSSSVVEWRRRWQELLEPMVAARLPVRRGGGAPDVRAAALVASALSCLETAQAAWAAHPRSRLATLLDQAMAAVAH